TGATTGTGACTGTGCTGTGGGCTAAATTAGAGAATAAGATTTCCTGACCCATCATAAAGTCCTATAAAATAAGGAATAAAGTGAAGGGAAACTTCTTCTGAGATCATACAAGTAGAGtatgaacatttaaaaaaactcaaGTTCAtattttttcattttgaaataacCACTGCCTTCAACTTTCAAAGCAGGAAATATTAACAAATCCAAATTGCTACAATCATATGAATTAATCGAGTTActataactatttattttaagTTTATATTTACAGGacattttttctcttcctttcaaaTCCTACCCTAATTCATAGTGAAAGTCTGTTGAAAGTGGTCTTTACATTTTTTTATTACAAGTTTTGTAACATGAAATAATTATATACACTTCCAAATGGGGAAGAACAGTTTCTGTTGTATTGTATGCTATGGCCTTCCAATTTCACTAAAAACAGCCATTATTTCTGTTTCACATATGTTTAACACTTATCTTCACATACACTTAACAAATGTACATACAacctaaatattaaaaaaaaaacaaccccaaacatTTGTAGAAACTAATCTAATCACAGGTATTGGTAATTTTGTAATTTTGAAAGGTATGCTTCTCCAGTTGGTGAAAAGTTTTGGTCCACATACAAAGGAATATGAGTGAAACATGCATGAAGATACTTATTTGATTCATTTCCAAGCACAGTATTCTCTTGGAGGTAAATTGTAATGTGCTGTATCTTCCTCTTCTGATGCACCGTCTAAAGGCAAACCATAATTGTAATCAATTGTTACAACTTGAGATTTCTTCCCTTGACCCATCTCTCTTGAAATGTCGTATTGAGGTCCCCTTCTGTATTCCGCTGAAACCAAGCTACCTTTCTGGTGTGCAGACGAAGGGTGACGTATTGAGTGTGAGGGATATGGTACAAATCGAGTTTTCCCTCCTCTATTAATTTCAACTGAAAGACGAATTCTTCTGTAATCTTCAGGACAATCAGGcctataatataaaaacaaatatgCTTTGGAAACATCTTAAACTGCTCAGGGATGGATTATTAATAACAGAGACAGATGAATACTAAAAAGATTGCACTTAAAAGAAATTATGGATAGCTCCCtgaaacattgtaaaaaaaattgtccAACATTACATTATTCCTCTTGATATCCACTTTACTTTGAAAGAAAACATGTCAAAACTTGTAAAAGGTGTCTTTCTCCAAATTATGTTTATTGTACAGTGTACAAGATGGTAGCACTCAGAAAGGTCTTCATCAGTAGATGGAGCATCTACTTTCAACACATTTTAGCATAAAAATATTATCAAAGCAGATCCCAATGCATGGTGGGACTCTGATTCACACATAGCACTCAGTCTCCAATGGAGAAGGACAGTCTCTGTTCTCTTCTATAAACTGAGAAGTGTTCTATGCATATAATTAGACAATCGCTATATATTTCACGGCAGAAGAGAACAGAGTCTTTATACATGCTATGCTTCCGGTGTAAATCAGTCTCTTTGCAGAATTTAGCTGATGCCAAAACCACCCTGTTCCCAGCCTCAACACAGTACCACCTTCCTGCCCttgtccctgccctgttcctcccatcACTGTTTCGCCCAGCCCAACCAacaccccctgtgctgacttacctgTGCCAGGGGCTTTTTAGGAGGCTGCTGGTGGTGGCCCCGCTGTGTGGAATGGTGGTTTGCCTTTTGCGACCACTGTAAAGCATTCTGTGCTATCGGAATGCGTGTTCTAATGGcacagcaggcccataggattgggctctaagtagtaCTGGCTGTCAGTAAACAAACTGCATATGTTTTATGCAGAAACAGTACTTTAATTTTGAAACAAAACTCCAAATCTTCCACCTTTTCCTAGATAAGACCTTCTCTGCTGTGAAACTGACCCGATGCTGACCCCACAGGAATACAAAGAGCAAACCAGTTAGCGCTGCTAagactgtttttttctttttggagagACACTTTGCCTCCTTGCTATATTTAAAATTTCAGTTTATCTTTTTGCAGTGTTGACTGCTAGCTTCCCAACCTTTGAAAACATGGGTCTGGGAGACCAAACCCTAACCCATCTCCCCACCActagaactagtgttccaatggcagGAAGCGCATTACAACTCTCATGAATGGTGGCCTGCTGGTGGCGAAGTTGGAGCTGCTTCAGGTGTGATGAAGGAGTGCAGacgatatatagatatagatatataggtagattgagagagagagagatagattaATATTTATGAGGGAATCAACACATTCATAAATATCATGAGAATCTTACCTGCAATTTCTATTATAATCATCTGTATCTGAGCCATAATCTCTATGATGCAAGGGGGACTCTGGGAACTGCTCATGAGAAGGAAAAGGCTGATCTCTGAAAGGAGCAAAACaacatatttgatttttttaaaagcatgtaaaCAATACATTGAATAATTACCATATTTCCTAAAATACTTAAGTGTATGAGGATGATACAGTCTAAATTTTATTGACTTTCCAAAGTTATATAGCATCTAAAGAAAAATGGTAGAAAGCCAGTGAGGGGGGACAGTGGATGCTTTCCAGTATATTGCACTGAGTACCATATGTATAATTATCTGCCTGTTGGCATAAGTtgtgggtgtgtcctcggtgcaatgAGCTCTTGGTTCATTTGAAGCTGGTCTTACAAAAAAGAGCTTCTGTACTTGCAATTTGTTTATTGCCAACAAACAATTAGGTGTACCATTCTTCAATTATATCAATTAATAATCAATGCTATCAAAGAGAGAAGGACGATTAAGGTAGGATTTGGCCTGAGTGAGTAAGACAATTATTCTCACCTTTCTAAATATCCTTCATATGGCACATTATTGTGAAGTGAATGGTCATTAAAAGGTCTCATTCTTTGTCCAGGTCCTCTATTTAGAAAATCATTTGACTGCATCTCCTCACCGAAATCATCATAAGACTGATGGTCATGAAATGGTCTGCATCTTGATCCAGTATCTCTGTTATCAAAAGGTTCAAATGGCATCTCTCTTCGTTGATCATTGTAATGCTGATGGTCCATGAAAGGCATCATCCTTTgtccacaccctctgctgaaaaacTCAACATCATCTCCTGGTTGTTGCATATCATCATGAAAATGTCTCATTCTTTGTCCAGGCCCCTTGTTGAGGAAAGGAGGATCCCGTAACTGCACATGTGGTCGAAATTCATCATTGGGTTGTGGGTCATACAATGGTCTTCGTTTTTGTCCACAACCCCTATTAAGTTCCATGTCTGTCAGCCTATCATGGTAAGGTGGGTTTTCAGGAAAACGCCTCTGCCTTTGTCCAtggttccagcagtctccagctgGTGCATTTCCTAGGAAGTTGTCAGAAAACTGGTGATCATGGAAAGGTCTCTGTCCTGGTCCCCTGGTACCAAAGTCTATATCTCTGGGATGCATTTCTTCTTGGCACTCATCATAAAACTCATCGTCAGGAAATGGCCTTGGTCTCATTTGCAGTAGTGGCTGCATATCATTTTGAAAATGGTGATCATTATATGGTTTTCGTCGTTGCCCAGGACCTTTGTTAATAAAATCAAATTCTCTCATCTGCATCTGACCTGGTAAGTCACAATGGGGGTGACCATCCTGATAAACTCTTAATCTTTTTCCtggtctgttaaaaaaaaataaaaataaaacaatgcctTTAAGAAGTGTCAAAATTAGTTAGCAATACAAAGCATTAAGAAGCAAAAGTATAAGTGTTTGAGAGATTACATTTACCTTAATGAAAACCCCCTCACCATTTAGTATGGAAAAAGCAAACACTAAGTATTCATTCATTAGTCATAGTCTTATGTTGGCATATCAACTTTATTCACAGAACAAATTCTTAGGTAGAATGAATGGACGTGACTTCTAAATAGTGACAGTacgttaaaaaaattatttgctttAACAACCTAAGAACTGAAAATGGAATGAACTACACAAATATAACCAttctaataattttttttctataacACTCAGCTGAAGAAAAATTAATCTATGTCAATTACCTAGGAAATTCTTCATTTGGGAATCTATCCACATGTCCAACCATATCATGTGGTGGTGGCATAATATCTCCATCGCTATCCCACATGTTCATTCCCAGATTGCTAGAAAATTTAAGAACAGGATAAGACAAATGTTCTTTGCTTAAGTTACTGCtggaaaaaagagaaagcaaTGTGACAATATTAATTCTAATCAAGAAAGGAAGAGTTTCCCAACTATACTTATGGGCTTGTTTTGCACCTTATTCATGAATAAATGTTTGGATACTTCCAAGAAAAGCCTTAGTTGGGCTTTTGGGAATGAGCAACGGGTGTGCTCAGTTAGCATTCTTGGAACGCTAATTCCAACTATCTTTGTGCTGATCAGTTACCAGttctttaaaaaagagaaatCTGTATTAGACATACATTCATAGATAGtgaacaaaataaaagcaaaagcaaattACGTTATATGCACCACTTctaaaatctgaaaaaataaGCACTGAACTTACACAAAACCTGGAATAACAGAAATAGAACATActtgacaattaaaaaaaaaaaaagctcttttcTTACCTTCTCATTGGTTGGGTTTTGAGATCTGTCAGATATATACTACCATCCATATGGTGGCCACGAGCCTCACCAAAAACTAAACAGATTTTGAGAACATTAGTATATGTGAAATGCAGCTTGGTAAAATGAGAAAGGGTATGTGTGCCTGCTGATGGAGGCTTCAAATATATCACAACACACTAAAAGTAGGATTTTCATTTTTTCTAATCTGACATTACATTGTATATGAGACTGATGTCAAAACATAACACTTGAAAACTGTAATTGCAGTGGACTGATGCTAACATATGATGTCAAAACATAACACTTGAAAACTGTAACTGTAGTGGACTGATGCCAACATAGCACCAATTTATTGTGCCAACACAGCACCATTAATTGTGGTTAATGAATCTGGAGGTTGCCTTGGGAATACAAGTTCCCTGTCAGTGGCCTTTCATTAAAACACATATTTCCCTCCCTACCTCAATCATGGAAAAACAGTTTGGCTTAAAAACAGTTAAATTTAACTGGGATTTGAAACTGTGGTTAAAAAGGGTATTTGCTCGAGGGAGGAGAAGGTTAAGCATGATTAAGTTAGCTTATACTTGACTTGATTAAGCCAACTTCATATTTGCAACTGCTATTATAAAGAAAATATTCTATATCATACAGTTCTTTAGAAAGTAAACAGTTTCTGTCAGTATCCTTCACATACTGCAGCATTCCAAGAGGTGATTCATGAATTacaccaaaaatgcttttttccccttcatgagAGTTATCTATCTGTATGAACAACTTGACATGAACCAATCACTTCCAGATCTTAGCCTTAGCACTGTGGTCTTTGGTACATCAGTAAATCAATATACTGTATAGCCCCTCACACTCCATGGTCAGCACATAGAGTTAAAATTGTGTATACTAAAAACTATATTGAAAATCCCTTACTTTGGAAAATAGGTACTATCCTTTTACAAATTACAAGATGAAGGCAGGAACTGAagctgacgggcagcccaatcctgagctgctcattgCGCTGGGACTGCTGCGGCACCAAAACAGCTCCTGCGGCTTCCTGTGTGCAACAGAgcagctgccggtggctcctcaggggagggcaagtagccccgcaatgaggctactcgattctatggcaactgttgggtcattgtagaatcaagagcctctgtgttgggctggtggcccgacatggaggctgtGGATGTGGAGGAAAGGAGCACAATATGTAGAATGCTGGATAATGTTCAAGTGACACAGATACCTTGGATTGCTGTTTCTGGATCCCAACCTTCAACATCAATAAGGTATCTAAAAGAAAATACGCATA
This portion of the Tiliqua scincoides isolate rTilSci1 chromosome 3, rTilSci1.hap2, whole genome shotgun sequence genome encodes:
- the LOC136645187 gene encoding uncharacterized protein; this translates as MTVGKTRMRAGTPPAQRATREQRLSPAHAQKRLPDSAGPHFPRSPPTERTRDGFGHVAAPGHAQQPLGRARRMRSVQRLSGGLPVAGFRRSSLWGRKSDGTSSPPAAPSSAAHFLCCLLLLSAPAFSMVKKNTIPDGWRNVSPVGQPIPGTRFIAFKVPLKGAINQRLTPNQKFTPKDLIAAVKALNVELGLIIDLTYTTRYYDVKDLPKNLEYKKLYTVGLEVPDNPTILQFKKWVRKFLWENAENGKLIGVHCTNGINRTGYLICRYLIDVEGWDPETAIQVFGEARGHHMDGSIYLTDLKTQPMRSNLGMNMWDSDGDIMPPPHDMVGHVDRFPNEEFPRPGKRLRVYQDGHPHCDLPGQMQMREFDFINKGPGQRRKPYNDHHFQNDMQPLLQMRPRPFPDDEFYDECQEEMHPRDIDFGTRGPGQRPFHDHQFSDNFLGNAPAGDCWNHGQRQRRFPENPPYHDRLTDMELNRGCGQKRRPLYDPQPNDEFRPHVQLRDPPFLNKGPGQRMRHFHDDMQQPGDDVEFFSRGCGQRMMPFMDHQHYNDQRREMPFEPFDNRDTGSRCRPFHDHQSYDDFGEEMQSNDFLNRGPGQRMRPFNDHSLHNNVPYEGYLERDQPFPSHEQFPESPLHHRDYGSDTDDYNRNCRPDCPEDYRRIRLSVEINRGGKTRFVPYPSHSIRHPSSAHQKGSLVSAEYRRGPQYDISREMGQGKKSQVVTIDYNYGLPLDGASEEEDTAHYNLPPREYCAWK